The window CTTTTTGCATCATATTTAGGTTGTAATGACCCCTTGCCTCTAGCATTACAGACTTTCAGGACTTTTCCTTAAAATCGCTGCCCTGTTTTTTTTGCTGCGTGATAGGATAACAGCATGAGAGGCTGCACACTGTAACAGAGTCTTGTCAAAATGACATTACTGCGATGGAAACTGAGGGCAGCACGACCTGCATTAGCGCAGCTCCTTTTTGTTCACGGCTCCGACGCTCTCAGCTCGGAGTGTCTGAAAGTCGGCAAATTCAGCAAAATGACTGCTGGTACAACCGCCTCTCTTCTTGTCCATGGTTTTCATATCACAGAAGATGAACACAGGCATTCAAACCTGAGTCTTAAATCTAAAACATGAAGCTATTGTTGGCTGTTGCGGGAGGAGAGTATGGGGCAGTTGCTCTCAGGTGAGCTGTAATTGAATTGCTCAGAGAAGGAAATAATAAATAGCTCATTGTAGTTAAGGAATTTCGAAGAAGAAAACCAATGATGGTAATGTTTACAGTTGGAAACAAAGCAACCTTTAAACAAGTAGCTACATATTTGAAACTTGGTGACTACCTGTAAAACTGCTTTATAAtgactttttgtttatttcatctcatcttTTCCCATTTGCATAATGTTTAGCTGTGACACAATGACATGCAACACATACTGCTTTTGGTGAAGTGCTCGGATTGCATTACATTGTACAAGTGCTTGGGTTGTTTTACGAATAAGTGAACCGTTCTACAGAAGGTTAATGACGTGCGCATGCAACATTGTAACCGTATGAATGTCTGTGGTTTTGTTTCAGGTGAAAGACCCTTCAGATGCAATCAGTGCAACATGAGTTTCATTCAGAAATACCTTCTCCAGCGACACGAGAAAATCCACAGTGGTGAGTGTTTAAAGACAGCCATCCGTATCGCATCAGATTTTAATTTGTGAGTAATTGTGTGCGCCTAATGAGAAATAACCTTGAGCATTGCTGTTTGCAGGAGAGAAGCCATTCAGCTGTGACCAGTGTAACATGCGTTTCATTcagaagtaccacatggagaGGCATAAGAGGACTCACAGCGGAGAGAAGCCGTACAGATGTGAGACCTGCCAACAGGTCAGTGAGCTGCTTCGTATCCTGATCTAATGTGATACTCGATatatcaaaaaataaaaaaatgacattttgtgttATTCCCTTTCAGTATTTTTCTAGGACAGACCGACTGCTCAAGCACAAGCGAACCTGTGGAGAAGCCATAAAGAAGGGGCTGGATCCTGGGATGATGGACCTGGGTTGTGTAGACATGGGACATGGCAGCTATGGAATCACTCAGGGAAATGTTGGGAGTACTGGGAGAAAGAGGGGACGGTCCAAAAATtctggagagggaggggagcgcaagaagaagaagggggatggaggagggttTAGGGTACCGCATATGCATGGGGCTGTACCTGAAGGCTACAGCATCCATGATTACTCAATGGAGAATCAAACGGTATCGTCCTCTACTGAGCCAGGACCCAGCATGCAGCAGGGCCACCACGGCCGGGCCCCAAAGATGGCATTCAAGAAGGCTAATCGTAAGAGCCTGGATAAAGTGGTTCTGACACAGGGCAAAGCAGGCCCGTTGGAGCAGAGCGACGGCATGGACAGTCTCGGCCTCATGCATGGTAACGGGGCCAAAGTGGGGCCCACCAGCAGCAACTACGACGACGCCATGCAGTTCCTCAAGAAACGGCGCTACCTTAACGCAGCAAACAATGCAAACTCATCAGGGCCGCTGGTGGCAGGAGGAACCGGCAGTGAGTACGATGTTGGCCTTGGTCACTTGTCTTCCCAGCAATCTGTCATTCAGGGTGTCGTCTCCAGTGTGATGGACAGTGACGTACCTCTGAACCTCGACAAGTCCGGGATCCCTGATGAGGTGTTGCAGAGCCTCCTCGACCACTACACCCAGAAACCTGACGGCTCGCACCACGACGTCCACTTTGACATCAGTGACCACCACGTGGAGCTGCACCACGCCTCGGCAGACTGCTCCGACATCGGCCACAACGGCGACACCTCCGGTCCATCTGGAGACAAGACGGTCATGATGCACGAATACTCTCGCTTCCTGCTGCAGGCTTTGGAGCGCACCAGCCACAGTGCCAGCTTCCCCCTGGGCCTCGGGCCTCCCGCCTCAGGACCATTCACCAGTTCCCACCCTGGAAATCCCCTCTACGCTGACAAGAACATTTACACTACGTCCCCAATGGAGTGTGGGTTTGGCCAGTCGGTGGCCTCGCCTTCGTTGCCCTCCTCTGTGCCAAAGTCTCACTTTGCAATGCTGACGGGATCCTCACCACAGCACAGCTTCCACCTGAGCGGCCTTGAGGCCTCCACACACCAGCAGCTCACCCCTTCTCAGGAGCTCACCGACCAGATGGAGAAGCAACACTCCTCCACTCCCCCTTCCTCGTACCAGATTAGCCCATCTGACCTGAGCACCCAGAAGGACCAAGCGCCGATCAAGAATGGTACGGTGGTCTACCCGCTGGCCTCCTCACAGGATTTAGCCTCTCTGGACTCTTCCAAGCCTTCCTACCAGATAGAAAACTTTGCCCAGGCCTTTGGCTCCCAATTCAAGTCAGATGGCCGTGGCCTGTCTTATGTCACTGACTCTAGCGGGGAGGTGGATCACAGGATACGGACTCCTGTGTCTGAATTCTCAGGGTATAGTAGTTTGTTATCTGATGTCAATGAGTCAGTAAGTACAGGTTCCAAAACTACAACAAGCCAAAGCTACAGATGAGAGCCTGAGAGTGAGAGAACACTTGTTAAATTGGATgttctcatttttattttttagtgctcctattttattattattattattattattattattattattgttatttttctaaGTGACATCGTTGTAATTATACTGATCCTGTTTTTTGTGCCCACTCCTCTCCCCACAATAAGCCCACAGGGCTTCCTgcaaatgcaattttttttaaagtatctgttatttttaagttaaataTGTATTGACTGTTTGTTCTTGTCATTTTAGTGGCATTAGGTCTGGTCATAAATCATGAACtgaaagtactttttaaataagTGTAGCTACGGTGTTTGAGCAATCAACTTTACAATTGTAAAATAAGTATGAAAATAACGATGATGGCAGGGAATAGCCCAGAGTtgaaatagcaaaaaaaaaaaaaaagttatctgTTGTCTGTTACAAGGTTTAAAGTATTACTCAGGAAAAAGTGGAAAAGGAGAAGCCTACGAGGTGCGGTGAGCGCTCTTTTCAGAAGTTTAAGTTTGTGACTTCAAAGAGGATTTTTCTTATGTTTTATTACGTGTTGAATGAGTGTGACATAAACAGACTGCTGCCAGCTCACTTGAGCACTGAAAACACTTTCTACTTGGCTATATAGAGATTATGGTACTTTCGTGTCAATGTGAAACTCATGTTTTCTTCAATAagggccatatatatatatatatatatatctatatatatttataagaatatatattaatgtaaaataacagATTTAAGCCTTCTGGGGAACTGCCAGTTGAAGTCGAGGAAGACTGAGGGCTGGTTTGGGGTAAATGTGATGTTATGGCTTTTCTTTGGCCAATAGAGGTTGCTGTTGGTTCAGCGATAGAACGGCCTTCCCCTCGTCCGGCCCTCTGCTTCTTCCTcagttctcttttcttttttcttttttttctttaaaagaatCCAGTTAGCACTTTGAGCCGTTTTTTCTTACATTGCGTAAAGTACCCTGTCGGATCAAGGAAGCTCAAACATCAGGAATGGACTGGCTTTTTGACAGACGTGTCGTCGTTCGGGCATATGCAGATGGGGTCTCTGGGTTGAACATATTCTGGGTGTATGATGTGGATACCCTTCGTTTGGGTAGCATGGTTTATATGGGGACGGTGGGAGGGGCGGGTTGATAAGCGAGAGTGGGACTTTTCATTAacgttttctctttctccttacTTTGAGGGAGGGTTTAGattgggagggagggagggacggcGGGCTTTTAAAATACAGAACATTGAATTGggataatgtaaatgtaattcaaaCCTCTAGATTTAGTTTTGACTGGTTACCCAACTTAGAAGCGTTGCTTTCTTATTGAATTTGATGACAAATGTGTTAGTGATCGAGTATTTTCTTCAGCTGTTGCTGAGAGGCAGCCATATGCATACTGAGCAAAAAGGTGGCTGACCAAAAATGTGTATGCGTTTAGATATTTTACGTATGCTGGCAGTACCAAGCATATTTGTCCTGTTAGAAATTGGGTGCCTATTCCTGAGAAGTGCAGGCTGCAAGATATTGTctagtaaatgtaaatgtaatttcttgctgatttttaaatgtatttatgtaaaaaaaaaaaaaaaaaaaaaaaaaaattgtaaagaCAACAATAAGTACGCAGTCTTCCAGAGCTACAACTGGCCTTGAGTGCTAGAAAGGATATCACTCTGCTGAATGAGTCTTTAAACCCCTTTATGCCCCCGATGGCCTGTTTTAAGCAATCATGAAACATGGCAGAGTGAATGCAATGCTGTAATATCTTAAATATGTTGCCATGCGGAACAACGGCCGAGGcgttaaaaaaatgatttgccTCGCATATACCTCATATCACAGTAATCCAGGATAAAAGAGTGAAGGTTTGATGTATGTGGCAGAGATGCTGTTGTATGTATAACCATTCTTTTTCTGTGAGACTAGTTTTGTGTACATGACATTTATGTGACCCACTAAGACTTTGTTGCTTCAGGGTTCCTGTAAAAGTCTTATGCCAGCCAGTGTTCAGTCTCTTCAGTtcgacctcctctcctctacatCTAATTCGCCATATTGTTTCAATATGCttattgtttacaaaaaaatgtacaaaacactACATCTCACTCCACTGAAATCTGACCcctgtatacattttattttactatatttcttccccccccccccccccttttttttaaaaattgttatcACCGCCAAATTTTGTAGCTGATGATATCTTCCATTTTTATGTTCTTCCAGCTTCTTGTGACACGTTTCACAAGACTGTACTTGTCCAATGAATTTAAAAACTGATTAgggagaaaacaaataaaaaatactgttaTCAAGAGcctgtttttgtccttttttttatgcaGGAAGTGGTGTAAAAGATGTTTGATGCATGAGTCaaatgcatgtttatgtgtggGGATGCTATTGGTTGTGGGCTGCGCGTCGCCGCCGTCGTCCTTTTGCTTGTAAGTGTTTGGAAGAACATAAGAGGCTTACTGAAGCTTAATGTGGCTGGTTCTATTCCACCACTGGGTGGCGTTGGTGCACATAAGACTGTTCAAATATGCTGCCTTTTTGCAGGTGTGGCTATGATAATTGATCAGGATAACATGGACTTTAGCTTCAGAATATGTTTCCATTGTGCTCATTCTGGGTTGAAAAGAAatatagcccccccccccccccacacacacacacacacacacatgcctttcTATGATTTTAAGAGCGCACAAATTAGATCgtcctgcttcttttttttttttaaagattaatacAATGAATGTTAGTGGTTGTGTAAACAAAAGTTATGTAAGCAAACCACTGGGGAAATAGGTGAATGcatatattattaatttgtgCTGATGTCAGTAAATTATTCCGACAGTACCACTGCTTATTAAATCACAAATCGAGAGAAGAAAATGCAAAGGGAGTAGAAAGCAGCCATCCTACAGTGGCCTAGATACATTAAGATATTCTCAGACCGTGTTTGATAAAATATAGATGTGATTTAAGTGACTAAATGTTACAAGAAGCCTCCAAAATATCAGAACCCACTACCCAAAGAGCAACCAGCACTCCaactttgtgttattatttcatttcCATTGTATAATCTGTGTGTGCGGGTAATTAGACTGCTTCCTGAAATCAAAAAGAGAAGTAACTTGCCCTCCCGTCACCACGGAAATgacctgcatgtgtgttttgctCTCGGACATGAATTTGCTAATCTTTTCATACTTTATGTACTTTTTTACACACCCTAACCCTGCGTGATTCAGTGCCAATGTTAAGTTAATAAATTACTCCATTTTCTATTCTTCTAAATTTAGAACTTTCTGTGCATCATCATGAGTCGGTATCGAGAAGTGTATTGTACTCGTTGACTGGAAAATGAGAAATCGGGCCATAAAAGTTAAAGCAAGAACAATGCAGGTGTGACGCGATTTTATGAAGTAACCAAGGAGTTGTGTTGCTCAGTATGTGGGCAGTAAAACAGCAGAGCTGAATTCTTTAAGTGGTATTTTAGGGTTAACACAGACGCTGAATTAACTCTACGAGGCCAGCCAAACTATTAGCTCGGTAGTGAGCTTTCTGTGGCCCTCTGACTcgatttgtctctctctttccagagAAGGTGACGTGAATGATGTTCTTATCTTCAAAGCTGGCTCCATATTGGGCTGTGTACACAGTGAGATAGTGAATGGGGAACAACGGCAATAAAAATGAGGAGTGACTTTTAATGATGCTGTAAGTaagattaattaaataaaggatgcaaattcatttatttcacgATTGTTTGGATCTAGGGATAACagtgtacagtatttatatatatacacatgtatatacatgtatacatgtatatatagagCCAGtctttggtttgtcccttctgggccactgtagaaacatggcaggtGCAACATGACGGATTTAGATATCAACGGCTCAAGTTTAAGGTaaccaaaacacaacaattcctAGTTTCAAGTGATTatcaacaaatgaaaacatagttatgaatattaaattCAATCTCTGCCAAAAAAAATCCCCCTTAATCtgacacactgctcctttaactaatgttaatgttataCAATTGTTCTTGCTCTTTGGtgcaaaaaagtacaattttttTATATCATGAATGCAATCTCCAATATTAAGCATGCCAAACCTTTCCTTCAGAATCCAGTCCTGAAATAAGACACCCTTGTGTCGACACTTAAATGAATCTTGGTGATCCACACAAGGTATCAAAAGATGTTGCAAAGTCCTCGAGAATTTGCAAGAGATAAGAGTGAGGTGTATGTGTTTATACACTGCTGGACATATGTCTCATATGAAGGTGTGCACAGCCATAAAAGCTCTGCTATGGCAACATGCAGAATGTGAAAGCATAGTGATTGAATTTGACTGGAAAATGTTTCATATGAATACATTGAATAAGTATCTAAGTAAAGTATTATCTCAAATCTACCCCTGAGTTAAACAATAACCTAATCTGTCATACATACAGGCTCGAGAGGAACAATTCTTCCTTAAAAATTGGCCAAGTTCTCTCAtattaacttttaaaatatgtaatgcaatgtaagtACTTTACTTAATTAATAGTGACGGTTCGCTAACGCTGCACATATAGATAGTAGatcaaaatatatttggaaCAATGTGCCTACGAATTTTCAGGTTCCGATAGAGCTGCAAAGTAATCCGTCGACATGAATGATGATGAATAATAGATGTTAATAATAGACCTCTCCTGCTATTATCATTGCTATTGCTAGTTGCATTGCAATTAGTATTGCTATACCATcattgcttttattatcattgttaaTCTACTATGTCCTTGCTGTTAATTCTGGTGGTTGTAactttttgtgtttgcttttgttcaACAATATCCAGTTTTATCATCCACAATTAAGCAAATGTAAAAGCAGTTGTGTAATAACACCGTGCAGTAATAAACAGTGACAATGCCCTCATGCATCCAGTTTCCAAAGAATGATTCTTCCTTGAAAAGTAGTCACTGATTGTTTAGTTTGTATAATTCACTGGCACATACAACACAAC of the Cyclopterus lumpus isolate fCycLum1 chromosome 8, fCycLum1.pri, whole genome shotgun sequence genome contains:
- the znf281a gene encoding zinc finger protein 281 gives rise to the protein MNIIQDKLGNEYLRSNGSMDSNFGSGMIMFSHLPPVTSFTRLAAHSVMQDLPPQEVILKKERDSPDCSMGYQGGRMGCAGLGDYVHTMGIKQEKLSEHDYRLPVYPGGLGKSTELLEVTVSNNQSLLVHDLNMGNLPSQLGKEPTGRKGRRSNGDGQEGKPRKKRNEAKQSMMLDADGGSLSPGTKPHICEHCAASFRSSYHLRRHVLIHTGERPFRCNQCNMSFIQKYLLQRHEKIHSGEKPFSCDQCNMRFIQKYHMERHKRTHSGEKPYRCETCQQYFSRTDRLLKHKRTCGEAIKKGLDPGMMDLGCVDMGHGSYGITQGNVGSTGRKRGRSKNSGEGGERKKKKGDGGGFRVPHMHGAVPEGYSIHDYSMENQTVSSSTEPGPSMQQGHHGRAPKMAFKKANRKSLDKVVLTQGKAGPLEQSDGMDSLGLMHGNGAKVGPTSSNYDDAMQFLKKRRYLNAANNANSSGPLVAGGTGSEYDVGLGHLSSQQSVIQGVVSSVMDSDVPLNLDKSGIPDEVLQSLLDHYTQKPDGSHHDVHFDISDHHVELHHASADCSDIGHNGDTSGPSGDKTVMMHEYSRFLLQALERTSHSASFPLGLGPPASGPFTSSHPGNPLYADKNIYTTSPMECGFGQSVASPSLPSSVPKSHFAMLTGSSPQHSFHLSGLEASTHQQLTPSQELTDQMEKQHSSTPPSSYQISPSDLSTQKDQAPIKNGTVVYPLASSQDLASLDSSKPSYQIENFAQAFGSQFKSDGRGLSYVTDSSGEVDHRIRTPVSEFSGYSSLLSDVNESVSTGSKTTTSQSYR